One Ignavibacterium album JCM 16511 genomic region harbors:
- a CDS encoding permease, with protein MDWREQYKSFLWITGFFLFAYFMPIETEKFRNSIIDAFALAKWYAQEHVLLCLVPAFFIAGVIAVFISQASVVKHFGAKAKKWKAYLIASVSGTILAVCSCTVLPLFSSIHKRGAGLGPAIAFLYSGPAINILAIILTARVLGLELGIARVIGAVSFSVIIGLIMAFIYRKEEKERADAQLAMPEVEEPRPLWQTTIHFFILVAILVFVNWGKPADSAEGFWYFMYANKWYITALFGISFAVSLTYIIGVKKLCVLLGVIAVIISVIFFYHNPTIPFVVGVVATALALTYTEGEPNQWLGETWGFTKQIMPLLGAGVIVAGFLLGSAEGNGGIIPKDWIYTLVGGNSLFSNFFASVTGAFMYFATLTEIPILQGLINNGMGKGPALALLLAGPALSLPNMLVIRGVIGTQKTIVYVSLVVIMATISGLIYGAIF; from the coding sequence GTGGACTGGAGAGAACAATATAAATCGTTTTTGTGGATAACAGGATTTTTTCTGTTTGCTTACTTCATGCCGATTGAAACAGAGAAATTCCGTAATTCAATAATTGATGCTTTTGCTCTCGCAAAATGGTATGCACAGGAACATGTACTTTTATGTCTTGTGCCGGCATTTTTTATTGCGGGAGTAATTGCGGTTTTCATAAGTCAGGCATCAGTCGTAAAACATTTTGGTGCTAAAGCAAAAAAATGGAAAGCATATCTTATCGCTTCAGTATCGGGAACTATTCTTGCTGTTTGCTCTTGTACTGTTTTGCCTTTGTTCTCAAGCATTCATAAACGAGGGGCAGGATTAGGACCAGCAATAGCTTTTCTTTATTCAGGACCAGCGATAAATATTCTTGCCATTATCCTAACTGCGAGAGTTCTCGGACTTGAGCTCGGAATTGCACGAGTCATTGGAGCAGTTTCATTTAGTGTAATCATCGGTTTGATTATGGCTTTCATTTATCGTAAAGAGGAAAAAGAAAGAGCTGATGCACAACTTGCAATGCCGGAAGTTGAGGAACCAAGACCTTTATGGCAAACTACAATTCATTTCTTCATTCTTGTTGCAATACTTGTTTTTGTAAATTGGGGGAAACCTGCTGATTCAGCTGAGGGATTTTGGTATTTTATGTATGCTAATAAATGGTATATCACAGCTTTGTTTGGAATTAGTTTTGCAGTTTCTCTTACTTATATAATTGGTGTAAAAAAGTTGTGTGTGTTACTCGGAGTTATTGCAGTTATCATTTCTGTAATTTTCTTTTATCATAATCCGACAATTCCATTTGTGGTTGGAGTAGTTGCAACCGCTCTCGCTTTAACTTATACAGAAGGTGAACCGAATCAATGGCTCGGTGAAACCTGGGGATTTACGAAACAGATAATGCCACTGTTAGGCGCCGGTGTAATTGTCGCGGGTTTTCTTCTCGGTTCTGCAGAAGGGAATGGTGGCATAATTCCTAAAGATTGGATATATACTTTAGTCGGTGGTAATTCATTATTCTCAAATTTCTTTGCATCAGTAACAGGTGCATTTATGTATTTTGCAACTTTGACAGAGATACCAATTCTGCAAGGACTAATAAATAATGGAATGGGAAAAGGTCCCGCGCTTGCATTGCTTCTTGCAGGTCCGGCTTTATCATTACCAAATATGCTCGTAATTCGTG
- a CDS encoding ArsR/SmtB family transcription factor — translation MDKLIEKFKALSDETRLRILNLFLKSGKNLCVCELMDALQLPQYAISKALTILKSADFFTTEKEGTWVYYKLKKESQENKNILSFIKNNLSSTILDQDEERLNKRLMLREKDKCVVGIIPEEDLLKLIKEKIED, via the coding sequence ATGGACAAACTAATAGAAAAATTCAAAGCCCTATCAGATGAAACCCGACTTCGTATATTAAACTTATTTCTGAAAAGTGGAAAAAACCTTTGCGTTTGTGAGCTGATGGATGCACTGCAACTTCCACAATATGCAATTTCAAAAGCATTAACTATTTTGAAAAGCGCTGACTTTTTTACGACTGAAAAAGAAGGTACATGGGTTTACTATAAACTAAAAAAGGAATCTCAGGAGAATAAAAATATTTTAAGCTTTATTAAGAATAATTTGTCATCAACTATTTTGGACCAGGATGAGGAGCGGCTTAACAAAAGGTTAATGCTTCGCGAAAAAGATAAATGTGTAGTTGGTATAATTCCCGAAGAGGATCTTCTTAAACTTATTAAAGAAAAAATCGAGGACTAG
- a CDS encoding cation diffusion facilitator family transporter has product MSHNHSHSPNETSEKNLFITIALNFFITIVQIIGGIISGSLSLISDAMHNFSDAIAIIITFIALRLSKKPKTPKYTFGLKRAEIIAAVVNASTLIIICFFLIREAIERLNNPNEISGNLMLIVAVIGFIPNVIGALLLKKGSEKNINIRAAYFHLLSDAVSSIAIIIGAVFIIAYRVYWIDPILTILIALYILIEAYKILKEAIDILMMSNIEGIDLEEIKSIVEKIPGVKNIHHIHLWKLNDNDTHFEAHIEVEDMTVSKTSEIQKIISTELHNRYEINHTTLQFECEVCDKFDILAQH; this is encoded by the coding sequence ATGTCACACAATCACTCACATAGTCCAAACGAAACTTCGGAGAAAAATTTATTCATTACAATTGCTCTGAATTTCTTTATCACTATTGTTCAGATAATTGGCGGAATTATTTCCGGAAGCTTGTCGCTGATATCAGATGCGATGCATAATTTCAGTGATGCGATTGCAATTATCATCACTTTTATTGCACTCAGATTAAGTAAGAAACCAAAAACTCCCAAATATACATTCGGATTAAAGCGTGCTGAGATAATTGCTGCAGTAGTGAATGCAAGCACTTTAATTATAATTTGTTTTTTTCTTATCAGAGAAGCTATTGAGAGATTAAATAATCCTAACGAAATTTCTGGTAATCTGATGCTTATTGTTGCAGTAATCGGATTTATTCCAAATGTTATCGGAGCTTTGCTACTTAAAAAAGGTTCAGAAAAAAATATTAACATCAGAGCAGCTTATTTTCATCTGCTTAGTGATGCTGTTTCAAGTATTGCAATAATTATCGGCGCTGTATTTATAATAGCTTATAGAGTTTACTGGATTGATCCGATTCTGACTATCTTAATTGCATTATATATTCTTATTGAAGCCTACAAGATTTTAAAAGAAGCAATTGACATTCTGATGATGTCGAATATTGAAGGGATTGATCTTGAGGAAATCAAATCAATTGTTGAAAAAATTCCCGGTGTAAAAAATATCCATCATATACATCTGTGGAAACTGAATGATAATGACACACATTTCGAAGCGCACATAGAAGTTGAGGATATGACCGTTAGCAAAACATCCGAGATTCAAAAAATAATTTCTACCGAGTTGCATAATCGTTATGAAATTAACCACACTACTTTGCAGTTTGAATGCGAAGTATGTGATAAGTTTGATATTCTTGCTCAACATTAA
- a CDS encoding glycerophosphodiester phosphodiesterase family protein gives MKVKTPIIVAHRGASYKAPENTIPAFKIAFDEQADFIEGDFWLTVDNEIICIHDSNTRRVGNKNIRVTSSTLDELKKVDVGIRKGNQFAGTTIPTLQEVLDIIPEQKGLHLEIKDNREKFLFRLKEILKESNIPSEKIRIISFHRNIIRAAKKYIPDIKAYLIFGWYFSKGNYFKSLARKLITKKIDTVNCDGLVIYSGSYIEDGFIKAFQSKNLDVCTYNVEDENKAQKLFEFGVDSITTNSPLMIRKAIQKLIE, from the coding sequence ATGAAGGTTAAAACTCCAATAATTGTAGCGCATCGGGGAGCATCCTACAAAGCTCCTGAAAACACGATACCGGCATTTAAAATTGCTTTTGATGAACAAGCTGATTTTATTGAGGGAGATTTTTGGCTTACTGTTGATAATGAAATAATTTGTATTCACGATTCAAATACACGCAGAGTCGGTAATAAAAACATCAGAGTTACATCTTCTACTCTTGATGAATTAAAGAAAGTAGATGTTGGGATCCGGAAAGGAAATCAATTTGCCGGAACAACTATTCCAACTTTGCAGGAAGTTCTTGATATTATTCCGGAACAAAAAGGCTTGCATCTTGAAATAAAAGATAACAGAGAAAAATTTTTATTTCGATTGAAAGAAATCCTGAAAGAAAGTAATATACCTTCCGAAAAAATTAGAATTATTTCTTTTCATAGAAATATCATCAGAGCAGCGAAAAAATATATTCCGGATATTAAAGCTTATCTGATTTTCGGGTGGTATTTTTCGAAAGGAAATTACTTTAAATCTCTTGCACGAAAACTTATAACAAAAAAAATTGATACCGTAAATTGTGATGGATTAGTAATTTATTCAGGTTCTTATATTGAAGATGGTTTTATTAAAGCTTTTCAGAGTAAAAATCTGGATGTTTGTACTTACAATGTTGAAGATGAAAATAAAGCACAAAAGCTATTTGAGTTTGGTGTTGACTCAATTACAACAAATTCACCTTTAATGATAAGAAAAGCAATTCAGAAATTAATTGAATAA
- a CDS encoding patatin-like phospholipase family protein translates to MAKFGLALGGGGARGLAHIGVIKVLEQKGIEVHSITGCSMGAIIGGLYAYFGSIKQVEDFILDIINHPKFLELGIDKLSENHKPDKNYFEQLFDYVGSRVQALRALNRLSYFDEKLSEEMYTVIPDVAVEKFKIKFSAIATDLLSGEEINFTEGSLRKIIKASSAIPGIFPPVKYNNFFLIDGSASESVPAGKVRELGADRVLAVDVTRELKIIEEPKNVFEILYRAEDISSYHLSMIRLREADIVISPDVKNLSWADFDKAEKIIAEGEKAANENIESFLKLFRRNSYIVKLEHKLKKIVGEI, encoded by the coding sequence ATGGCGAAATTTGGTTTGGCACTTGGTGGTGGCGGTGCAAGAGGTTTAGCACACATCGGAGTTATTAAAGTTTTAGAACAAAAAGGAATAGAAGTTCACTCAATTACCGGCTGCAGTATGGGAGCTATTATTGGTGGTCTTTATGCTTATTTTGGAAGTATAAAGCAAGTTGAGGATTTCATCCTGGATATAATTAATCATCCGAAATTTCTTGAGCTTGGAATTGATAAGCTTAGTGAAAATCATAAACCTGATAAAAATTATTTCGAACAGTTATTTGATTATGTAGGTTCAAGAGTGCAGGCATTAAGAGCATTGAACAGACTTTCATATTTTGACGAGAAGTTAAGTGAGGAAATGTACACTGTAATTCCGGATGTGGCTGTAGAAAAATTCAAAATAAAATTTTCTGCTATCGCAACAGATTTACTTTCCGGTGAAGAAATTAATTTTACAGAAGGAAGTCTCAGAAAAATTATTAAAGCTAGTTCTGCAATACCCGGAATATTTCCTCCGGTAAAGTATAATAATTTCTTTTTGATTGATGGAAGCGCTTCCGAAAGTGTACCGGCAGGAAAGGTAAGAGAATTAGGTGCTGATAGAGTTTTGGCAGTTGATGTTACTCGTGAGCTGAAAATAATTGAAGAACCAAAAAATGTTTTTGAAATACTCTATCGTGCTGAAGATATTAGTTCATATCATCTTTCGATGATCAGACTGAGAGAAGCGGATATTGTTATCTCTCCGGATGTTAAGAATCTTAGTTGGGCAGATTTTGATAAAGCTGAAAAAATTATTGCGGAAGGAGAGAAGGCAGCAAATGAGAATATTGAAAGTTTTCTGAAATTATTCAGAAGGAATTCGTACATAGTTAAATTAGAACACAAGTTGAAAAAAATTGTAGGTGAAATTTAG
- a CDS encoding TetR/AcrR family transcriptional regulator: MNTIDAKKELILKTARELLAKNGFAKTTLDDIAQALGMKKSSLYYYYSNKDALLEDVMNRERDNFCLMIEDALKSNDSTINKIINYEKSKFEYVAETIKLHEISTSVLFEMKSKMFKQIQIIHKREIEMLKKVLDEGIKKKEIKKCDTHRIAELILTLSEALRHREFYFASFSINKKIDFSKAIDDMIFAIKLIFDGLKV; encoded by the coding sequence ATGAATACAATCGACGCTAAGAAAGAACTGATTCTTAAAACTGCTCGTGAGCTTTTGGCCAAAAACGGTTTTGCAAAAACGACTCTTGATGATATTGCTCAAGCATTAGGGATGAAAAAGTCTTCTCTTTATTACTACTATTCCAATAAAGATGCCTTGCTTGAGGATGTGATGAACCGTGAACGGGATAATTTCTGCCTAATGATCGAAGATGCTTTAAAGAGTAACGATTCAACAATTAATAAAATTATCAATTATGAAAAGTCAAAGTTTGAATATGTGGCTGAAACAATTAAGCTACACGAAATTTCAACCAGTGTTCTTTTCGAAATGAAAAGCAAAATGTTCAAGCAAATTCAGATAATTCATAAAAGAGAAATTGAAATGCTGAAAAAAGTACTTGACGAAGGCATAAAGAAAAAAGAAATAAAAAAATGCGACACTCATCGTATTGCAGAACTCATTCTTACTTTATCTGAAGCTTTAAGACATCGTGAATTTTACTTTGCGTCTTTTTCAATCAATAAGAAGATCGATTTCTCAAAAGCAATTGATGATATGATCTTCGCAATCAAACTGATTTTTGACGGATTAAAAGTTTAA